One Gossypium arboreum isolate Shixiya-1 chromosome 13, ASM2569848v2, whole genome shotgun sequence genomic window, gTAATAATTTAATAAGGTCCTGTCTTGTCTTCTCATTGATACAagtgccaattttcacctcttttctttcttcCAGGGTCACGCTCTCAACTGTCTCCTAGTGAGGCAGAATCTATTTCTCTTCCcgctctaccatccttaacaagtcCGGAGATAAACTATAATCttcgtcatcttcaaaatcctgagatccCTCTAAGCACAAAGcttgctcaaaaggagattcAGGGTCCATATTAGTACTACtcgtgtcattgatatctggggacctgttgTAAATATGAAAGAATGTCCAAAAATGAATCTAAGAATAGCTTATTTGTAATATGACAATGAATGAAAATATTTGCTCGAATATGAGGAAAATGTATTTCtttattgaaataacgatatttaaacatgagcctatttcacaaaagctTCTTATTGTTCTAGGCTGAAAAAAATAAGTATGTTCTGAACATTACTTTGAATTTGCTCTAAAAACTATAGGAATCTCTTCTGCAGTCCAGTTGTTCAGCACACTTCCAAGCTCGTAAGGGAGAATACCCGATAAGTTTCCTTCTTTCACTCTTCTCCAAGTACAACATTAATGCTCATGCTATTGAACATGTCTTCAAAATATTCTTCCCTTGTTATCCCGCTCTCAAGATGGATCATTCCTCCCGACACAAAAGTTTTGGATATGTAAGGAAAGCTAATTGGCTCCCATTTAACTTCTGGCCTACTTAACCGTGCTCTTCGTCTCTCTTGTCTCTTCTCTACTTCCTTCCTTCTTTGTTTTGCATCCGGCTCATATACCAAGCCAAAGTAATCCCGCTTATCAGTCAAGACCGGTACCTCAACCCGTCTATACAGATACTTTTCGAGTCCTTTTCCAGGCAATGCTCCATTTTCAACCATCAGTTGTAAACCCATTTTCATAGCACTGGACATTTTGGGTATCTGGATCTTACTTCCCTCCATAACAAAAGTGGCATTCACAAATTCCAACAAACAAAAAGAACACTCCAACACCTCATCATCCTTCTTAATGTATGGTGCATCACTGGTAACAGATGCAATGATATCCTCTTCCGCGTTTATTGTTATCAATCAACCCTCCATTatcaatttcaacttttgatgtaATGATGACGGTACTGCCCCTGCCGCATGAATCCAAGGCCTCCCTAACAGGCAATTATAGGATGGCTTAATGTCCATCAGTAGGAAATCTACCTCATATGTATTCGGACCAATTAAAAGAGGTACTTCGATCCTTCCCATCACCTTTCTTTCAGTCCCGTCAAAGGCTCTCACCATGTTCTGACACGTCTTTATGTGAGAGCTATCTATTGGTAGCCTATTCAATGTAGATAAGGGCAAAACATTCAGTGCTGACCCATTATCAATTAGAACCCCCGGCACAGTATACCCCTTGTAACGGGTAATAATGTGTAAGGCCTTAATAGATCCCCTACCCCCGATAGTATTTCATCCTCGCTAATGAGATAAAATTTTCTCCGCTTATGTTATTGATAATACGGTCTAGCTTGTTTACTGTGATGTCATTCGCAATATAGGTCTCATTTAACACCTTCATTAACGCGTTACGGTGTGTCTCCGAGCTTAAAAGCAAGGTCAGTACCGAGATGCGAGCTGGCTGTTTGTGTAACTGCTCCACGACACTATATTTACTATGTTTTAAgaatttcaaaaattcctttGCCTCATTCTCAGCTATTGGCTCCTTAATAAGTAGCTCCTCCCCTTGCTTCATTAAAGATTTCCCTTTTACTAAATCGACTTTTGTATGGAAACCTACATCCTGGGCTTCCCCTTGCGTGTTAACCTGGTTCTTCCTTCCCGGGATTGTCACATTACAATTATAGCTCCAATgtacccttttgctatccttataagggaaagcaacgggTTTCTGTATCACTATTCTTGGTGCCATTTTCAATCCAACTTCGTTAATCTTTGACTGTGAAATAATTACCCTTGGGCGATTAATCTCACAGTCTTTTCCTAACGACCCTTCTTCCGAGGTGCATACATCTTTCTCTTGTACATATTCAAAGAATTCCAGCTCTTTGTTATCCATTAGTTCCTGTATTAGGGCCCTAAATTCATCACATTCTTGGATCTCATGATCCTCCTCACCATGGAACTTACAATAGTTCCCTATTTTCTGGGGTCTGTTTCCCGAACTCTGTGTGATTAACCCTCTCTTCATTATTTCCTTCCAAACCTCTCTCAATGGTATTCTTACTTCAGCCACAGTCATTCTAAATCTCTTCCTAATATTCTCAATTACTGCATTTACCCCCTTATCGGCATGATTGGGTAACGGATTTTCCCCGCTAGATGACTCATCGAATTTTATGATGCCCATTTCAAGGAGCTTTTCCACTAACCTCTTAAATGCGGTGTAATTTTCTATCGTATGTCCTGTGATTCCCACATGGTATTCGTATTGGATATTTTTGTTGTACCACTTGGGATACGGAGGTTGCATCGGTTTCAGGTAAACCGGGGATACAACATGTGCATTAAATAAAGATTGATATAACTTCTTATACGTCACTGGAATGGACGTAAACTGGAGTTTTTCCGTATTCTGCTTTGTATCAGACTCTTGCTTTGACGAGGCTTGCTGACTCGCGTTTACTATTCTCGATTGATTTACAGTAATCGATTTTGCATAACTCCTACTTACATTGTTTACTTCATTTTCTCTCTTTCGTGGGACCGACCTCTTGGTGCTCTCCCCAGCTTCTATCTTTCCACACCTTattgcattttctatcatctcaCCAGATATTACTATATCCGAAAAGCTCTTGGTTGCGCCTCCTAGCAAGTGATTGATGAAAGGTGCTTTCAGGGTATTGATAAACAACATGGTCGTTTCCTTCTCAAGTAGTGGCGGTTGAACCTGCGTAGCGATTTCTCTCCATCTCTGGGCATATTGCCTGAAACTTTcgtttggcttcttttccatactttgtaaagtgattctatcaaGCACTATATCCGTCACCTGGCCATATTGATTCATAAAAGCTTGCGCCAAGTCTTTTCATGAACTAATTTGGCCCCGATTCAACTGGTTATACCATTTGGCCGCTGTCCCAGTCAGGCTATCTTGGAAGCAATGGATTAATAACTGATCATTATGGATATATcctgtcatccttcgacagaacattGTAATGTGAGCATCAGGACAACTGGTCCCTTTGTATTTCTCAAACTCCGGCATCTTAAACTTTGGAGGAAGTATTAGGTCTGGGACCAAGCTCAGATCCTTAGCATCAATCCCACCGTGATAATCAGCATTCTCCAACGCTTTAAACTTCTCATCAAGCCATTTGCAACGATCCTCTAACTGCTTTGGAATCTTCATTCTCGCCTTTTCCACCTCTACTACCTCATCGAAATCAGGGACCGTGGGATTCGCCAATTTATCCTTGGGGTTGGAGCTTGATCCCATCAGGAAATTCATCGGGGCTGAAGTACCAGTTTGACACGGAGGTTTAATGTTAACAGATACCCTTGGTTGTGGCATTTGAATGCCCACTAGGGTAAAGCCTAAGGGAATAGAAGGGTCCTCATCATCGTTTTCGGTACCAATCATAGGGCTCTTTTTTTTATCCGAAGCTCTAGCCAACATTTGTGCAAATTTATTTATCATGTTTTTCTGGGATTCTAACATCTGATCCCTCATGTCCTGTTGtattttggccaactgctcttgcatttgTAAATTTGCTCTTGTATTTCCTTTTGCATCTATTCCAATTTCTCTAATCTTTGGTCCATGGCTCTCGTTTTCCTTCGCGTACTATAGTGGTGCTTAATCGGTGAACTTTCACTAGCTTTCAgattaactaaaataaattttaatcaaTTAGGGATCTTTTTACgaaatttaatgcatatgatatgatataaatgCAAATGTATGAGATGAATGCAAAAAAGAAGAcgtcgattctgattcaattccatttagaaaactttacttaaaaaacaaaaatcccttacataaaacggattacacaTATGGTTTAGCCCTAACGCTCAAAACTTTCActttcctaagaaaggaggctaACTCTTGCCCTCGATCTGACACTAACTCATATTTGGCACTCAGCACATCTGCCTGAACAGCCAGAGTCTATAAGTAATCAACCACTTCTCGTATTTGGGCTATAGATTTGCCCATGAGGTAATCTCTATCCCGGACCTGATCCTGAGATCGATGAAGCTGCTCGCTTAacttgtaacgacccgaattttaccattaccgaaaaagtgtattttcgggtctctatTTCTGAaaaacggattcgtaaatatttattaaaaatatttacgaagtaaaatgagtggttaattagagtttaaataagtgaatttaatttaattaagagtaattaagaaaaaaaggactaaattgaataaaggatgaaagttaaattgtagattaaaaaaaatgaaaaaaatggcaattatgccatttgtcctaagtgaggcggcataaacataaaaatctgagatttttatgtgttaaaatatatattaaattattattattaaaagtaaagtaaataaaaaggaaagaaaggaaagaaacaaaagaataaaaagaaggaAGGAAACAGAATAGCAGGAaatgaaacagagaagaaacaggggagaaagaaataaagaaaagaaaaagggaaaataaggttttaaaggttccaagttaatttggtaagtcaatttagcctcttttcttatgatttttgagttttttggaatcctagagataaatagtacttgttttaagtagaaattttgaaagccattagatttctaagtttggttcatgttgaataaaatgatggaattggggatttatttgatagaaattttgattggaattgaataaaggattgaatcgtaaactaagctataagttttgagttttagggattaaatggaaataaattcgaaattatgaaaatatgctggaaatttaatagttaagtatgagtttggacaaaatttgaatagaaataaagtatgaattaagatagaaaagcaagagaatttagttaggattaaattcaaattaaagtaaatcaacattttgcactaaaactgttttagacagcagcagtagtctaaatttgaaaaatcataaaaaaattatagaaatcgaattagaagattaataaaatatgaaattaaagcttattgagtctagtttcttat contains:
- the LOC108462186 gene encoding uncharacterized protein LOC108462186 — protein: MNQYGQVTDIVLDRITLQSMEKKPNESFRQYAQRWREIATQVQPPLLEKETTMLFINTLKAPFINHLLGGATKSFSDIVISGEMIENAIRCGKIEAGESTKRSVPRKRENEVNNVSRSYAKSITVNQSRIVNASQQASSKQESDTKQNTEKLQFTSIPVTYKKLYQSLFNAHVVSPVYLKPMQPPYPKWYNKNIQYEYHVGITGHTIENYTAFKRLVEKLLEMGIIKFDESSSGENPLPNHADKGVNAVIENIRKRFRMTVAEVRIPLREVWKEIMKRGLITQSSGNRPQKIGNYCKFHGEEDHEIQECDEFRALIQELMDNKELEFFEYVQEKDVCTSEEGSLGKDCEINRPRVIISQSKINEVGLKMAPRIVIQKPVAFPYKDSKRVHWSYNCNVTIPGRKNQVNTQGEAQDVGFHTKVDLVKGKSLMKQGEELLIKEPIAENEAKEFLKFLKHSKYSVVEQLHKQPARISVLTLLLSSETHRNALMKVLNETYIANDITVNKLDRIINNISGENFISLARMKYYRGLPIDSSHIKTCQNMVRAFDGTERKVMGRIEVPLLIGPNTYEDIIASVTSDAPYIKKDDEVLECSFCLLEFVNATFVMEGSKIQIPKMSSAMKMGLQLMVENGALPGKGLEKYLYRRVEVPVLTDKRDYFGLVYEPDAKQRRKEVEKRQERRRARLSRPEVKWEPISFPYISKTFVSGGMIHLESGITREEYFEDMFNSMSINVVLGEESPDINDTSSTNMDPESPFEQALCLEGSQDFEDDEDYSLSPDLLRMTRQDLIKLLREFKDVFAWTYQDIPGLNPNITVHRVPTKKECKPVQQKLRRMRPGMAVNVREEVKKQFDAGFLQAVNYSEWVANVVPAPKKDGKVRMYVDYRDLNKASPNDNFPLPYIDTLVDNTVGYSLFSFIDGFSGYNQIKMHSEDMEKTTFITLWGTFYYKVMLFSLKNAGATFQRAMVTLFHDMMHKEIEVYVNDMIAKSRTENEHLQVLRRLFLRLRKFQLKLNPTKYTFGARSGKLLGFFVIEK